gaaaaaaataaaataaaaacttttagCACTGTAGGATTTTTGTCACTTAAATTTAACCCGTGTTACATAAATGACATCCAACAATGTGTGAAACCTTGAGTAAGAGTAAATATAATTATAGTGTGTTAAAATAGCAGCCATTTGAAGTTAACACAAACTTCATCCCCATGGATTTAGTTTAAGCAGACAGCATGTTTTGCTGTTCAGGCACACCCATCAAATTACTAAAGGTATGCCTACTATGCTCCACCCAGCTACACTCAGAATCAGGAAATCAGCTGAAGAGGAGAACACCAGCTTGCTGTGTGCGTCTCTGAAATCCGGACAATGGCAGAGGACAGTAGTATTTTAGTGGACCATCTTCAGTTCAGTTGTTCAATCTGTTTGGAGTTATTGAGGGATCCAGTGACTAGCCCgtgtggacacagtttctgtatggtgtgtcTTAATGATTTTTGGAATCAGCCTTCGCAGAAAGTTTACAGCTGTCCTCAGTGTCGAGAGACCTTCATGCCCAGACCCGTTCTGCGCAGGAATAATGTCATGGCTGAAGTGGTGGAGAAGCTTAAACTGAAGGATTTAAAAGTTGCCTCACCTACATACTATAACTTAGGATCTGTGGATGTGGAGTGTGACATCTGCTCCGAGAACAAAGACAAAGCCATCATATCATGCCTTGTGTGTCTGGCTTCTTTTTGTGAGACTCATGTGAAACCTCACTATGAGTCACCTGCTTTTAGAAGGCATAAGCTAGTACCGGCCTGCCAGCAACTACAAGATAAGATCTGTTCTCGACATAACAAACTGATTGATATCTACTGCAGAACAGATGAAGAAATAATTTGTACTCTGTGTATGTTAGACTCACATAAAGGTCACAAAACGGCATCAGTTGATGTGGAAAGATCCGAAAAACAGGTAAGAGGTTTAGCACATTGTTCTGCTTCTTCAGTAATAATTGTAATCCAGTAATTGATTTAATGTAGATCTGTTAAAAAGGTTCATTAGCTCAAGGCCCATAATCTTGGCTTTTTTATCAGAGTCTTCTtgttttgtaaatcttttagtATGTTCTTATTTTGGTCACAGAACCAGATCAGAGACATGCAAAGAAAATCTCAGCAGAAAATCCTGGAGAAGGAAAAGAAGCTACAGGATCTTAAGCAAGCTATAACAACCCTTAAGGTAAGGACTGATCAAAGAAAATGCTGGAGTAATAACTTTAGTCGTTTCCATTTTTGCGTATCCAGAGATGTGCCAACAAGTACTGCACCCTAGCTGCTCTTTGTGTACTTCAAACAGATCTCCGCACAGGCAGCAGTGGATGAAAATGAGTGGATATTTAATGAGATCCTGGTCTCCATTGAAGAAAAATGTTGTAAGGTGACAGCGTTGATTAGAGCTCAGGAGAAATCTGAACTGAATCAAGCTGAAGAACTGATTGAACAGCTGGAGCTGGAGATCGCGGACCTTAAGAAGAGAGACACTGAGCTGGAGCTGTTGTCTCAGACAGACGATCAcgtccatttcctccaggtatGACTGATTTTTGTTAACGTGATTTTGGTAATCACCAATAATAACAAAGTTATTGGGTTTTTGAGGATTGTcaagaatgaatgaaaaaaatctaaaattaaAATCCCTTAATCACAAAATTCAAACCATTTTGTTGTGGCACTTCAAACTGTGGTGAGATCATCTTATTTGCTTGAATTAAATGTAACTCAATTAGAGTCTACCTGTTGCGCTTTGATTGGACATAATGTGGAAAGGCACAAACCTGCATCTATACAATTCtcactgcattgtcaggaccAAAACCAAGGACCCAAAGCATACTGTCAAAACAACACCAGGGAGGATTTGgggcaagtctctgaatgttATTAAGTTGGCCCAAGCAAATCCCAGACATAAAACCCATTGAACATCTGTTGAGAGACGTGAGGATGGCAGTTCACAGACCCTCATCATTCTATTTGATAAAGATTGAGATTCTGCCTTAaaggataaactgcccaaatccaggtctGCAAAATGTGGAAATGCAGTcaagaagacttgcagctgtaattgttgCCATAGGGGCTCCtacaaagtattgaataaaTGGTGCTAATACTTTTGTAAATCAGATTTAGtgtttgatttttattaaaataaaaaaggggtctgaatactaaATAACTAGGTCGTTATTTAACTGGTTTCTTAGAAAAACAGCAACAAAACAGAAACATTTTACACAGTTTATTGTATGTATAGCTTCTGTTTTAATCTAACACACCTCCCTCTCTAATTAGGTGCTTTCCACAGCAGTTAAAGAGAAACTATTTTGTGGCTTCACTGTTTGTCCTTATAGAGGTTCCAGGCTGTCTGCTTTCCTGCTAAATCTAAGAAGTCTTGCAAGATGACTTTAAATCTTGATGTTTCGTTTGATAGAGTGACAGAATGTCTCTCAAGCCTTAAAGAGCAGCTGAATGAATTCTGCAAGGAGGAATTTAATAAAATCCACCCAGACGGTAAGAGAAAAGGACCAGtcttttaaaagaaataacTGTAAACAATCTACACTGATAAGGTTATAACAATACTATTGAAGTAATTAATTAGTCCCACCAGGACTTTTTCGCTTTTATGTTTTTCTTATGTTTGCAATGATAGTCAAAatgtttttatgattattattgtttatctgattattattattattatgttttgtgTCTGTTTCTCATTAGTTGTCAAAGTCCAGATGGTTTTACCCCGGGAACCAAAGACCAGAGAGGAATTTCTGCAATGTAAGTGTGAAAATAACTGACCAGTGAAAAATTGGGAAAATTAGTCAAAAAATTAATCACTCTaagatatttttatattttatcaacTAATATCGCACATTTAAAGTATTAGAATATGTTTAAAGTATAGTTTTAGTGTTGTCATCTAAAAAGAAAACAGCCGAAGCCAACAATTTGCTTATGCAGTGCCAATTACAtttccccccaatctagtcttatccaattaccctggttgtgTTACGCTTCATCTCTACccatacaaccctccactgctgactgaggagctttgcatctgacatacaccccctccaacatgtgtgcatcttttcaccggcacaagtcaagttcatatgcggatcaactctgtgcacggagagccacactttGATCAGCATttttcctcgactctgtgcaggcaccatcagtcagccagcagaggttgtaattgcaccagttatgaggaacccttgTCCGGCTTttccatccctgaacaacagccaaccgttgttcatgtggctgcacagcccagctggatggcagagctgagattcgatgtatttgaaaccccagctctggtgtgctagcatgttttttgccacctgagcagctgccAATTACTTTTTAGGGTCAACATCTTATCAGGAATGTGTAGATTAGCTGCTTTTAATAAATtcataaatagaataaataactCTGCTCATTGTGAAGTATTTGCATGTTGTGAAAAATGTCCACAGAACAAATGAAGTCAGggatctaataataaaaaacagatattAAGAAGGATACAAGACCATCCTAAACTCAGTTCAGTTCATTAGGACAAGGTAGAGAAACACTGTCACAGTTGACCAACCTCTATTCTTAGTCAACCAACTGAAAGGCCTGTTTTTAGAACGCCCTGTTTTGCAACATCACTTGAAGTTGCAATAAGTCAATAATTGTGATTGAAGGTGGTTTTAAAAAGTTTGCAACTGTTTTAAGAAAAATGCTCCAAcaaaaaattatgtttttatttaataatctttTAACAAGATAATTAAAACTTCCCAAACCAGAATTTCAGACTGCATTCTAAGTGTATGGTATAAATATGCAACATCAACCTGCTAACACCAGCCCTAATGTAAAATGTGGTGTTGGCATCAGGGCATGGACTGTCAGAATGGTCAGGATTCATAGGGAAGTTATGGTTTCTGTacagataaacagatatacATTTTCTGTACAACAAATGAATGTACAAACAAAACATGTGGACCTAAAAAAGTggcaatttatttaaatacataaaatgagTGCATTTAATCATCCTTGCTCTTTTCTTTAGATTTTTGTCATCTGACTCTGGACCCAAACACTgcaaatgatactttgtgtcTTTCTGAGAACAACAGAAAAGTAACCCGCAATGGGCACCTAAAAGTGTACCCCAGCCACCCAGAGCGGTTTGATGCTTATGGCCAAGTGCTGTgtaaagagagtgtgtgtggacgttgttactgggaggttgaaTGGAGCAGAGGTGGATGGGTGTACATCTCGGTGTCGTATAAAAGGATAAGCAGAAAAGGACGAGGTAAAGAATGCTGGTTTGGACACAACaatcagtcctggagtttggAGTGCAGTTCCACCCTGTCTTTCTGGCACAACGATATTCAGACAAAGATCTCTGGTCCACCATCCTCCAGGATCGGGGTGTATGTAGATCACAttgcaggaactctgtccttctacagcgtctctgacACAATGACTCTCTTGCACAGAGTTCAGGCCACATTTACTCAACCCCTTTACCTTGGCTTTTGGGTAAATGTACTTGCATCTGCAAAGCTATGTTACGTAAAAGAATGAACCacaggacattacattttgttaTTCTGAATAGCTACCCCTGCACAAAATTACCACCTTTTTACTCAATCAACCAGTCACAAACTTTTACTTGGTAAGCCACTTTAGCACATCTTGGCTAAGCTTTTAGCAAGacctatttatttaaaccttACCTAATCTTGAACCTTGCAAGCAGAACATCCAAAAATATCTattaaatacacagatcagccataacattaaaaccacctccttgtttctttactcactgtccattttaccatatagaagcactttgtagttctacaattactgactgtagtccatctatttctctacatactttgttagccccctttcatgctgttcttcaatggtcaggaccctcccaggacccccacagagtaggtattatttgggtggtggatcattctcagcactgcagtcacactgacatggtggtggtgtgttagtgtgtgttgtgctggtatgagtggatcagacacagcagcactgatggagtttttaaacaacttactgtcactggtggactgagattagtccaccaaccaaaaatatccagccaacagcgccccgtgggcagtgtcctgtgaccactgatgaagatctagacgatgaccaactcaaacagcaacaatagatgagcaattatctctgactttacatctacaaggtggaccaactagataggagtgtctaataaagtagacagtgaatggacatgacattaaaaaaaatccagcagcgctgctgtgtctgcagGGCTGagagggctgagaatgatccaccacccaaataaaacctgctctgtagtggtcctgtaagggtcctgacctttgaagaacagcatgaaagggggctaacaaagtatggtaagtggagctgataaaatcaacagtgagtgtagaaacaaggtggttttaatgttatggctaatcagtgtatatcagtCTGCAAGAGTAACAAAGCCATGTGACCAAGAATGTCCAGTCTGCTGAAATGTGTCTAAAAGCTTAATGACAACTCATCCAGGAAGCCAAGAGTTTTCTGAAAAACTTTTTTAGGCCCTAGTAAGGTTAACATGTATGGCTTCACATTACAAGTAAACTATGTGAAAATGAGATTCATATCAGGGTAGCAAAGATATAACCACAGCCAAACAAGAAAACATTAGTGCTCACACCTGGATAATCCTCAAACATTTAGGGATAAgattctttccttttttttagtTGATTACTGGGATACTGACTTTAAATGatacattaatttattaagcACCTACAATTAACAtgcacaaaaatacaaatactaaTTAGTACATgtattgataaaaaaaattaattatagtaatatttacattacatttttggcatttagctggcataattgacagtgcctgcagcagatacaaattgGCCTATCTGAAGagtgggggccagactatgtgtgggtgggatcttcatacgctgtgtaaggaccctgattggcagaagagatgcctgtacagaatgcaggggcaagaagaggagggctgtgcatgtgtcggaagaggcgtgtacagcaacgtgctctcctcggattcaatcaggtatccctcaacagcggaagacaaattgactgtgctaaatcgggaggaaaattgggagaaaatgcataaaaaaagaaaaatacctTTATATGTAGAAAATGTGTattaatacagtatttatacagtacagtatacttaAAGTAAAATCAACCAAACTGAACAAACCATAGGCTTGTAAGAAACTTGTcatgtcatggcagtcttggaCTATTGTTTTCTgcaacagtattttttttttgactgaataattaaATTTTCTTTGATAAAATGATCCAGTTAAGCTGCCTTATTATTGTCATGGTCTTACAGGCTGCAATAAAGAGGCTCTTACATCTGCTTTTTTGTCATGATCAGAAACAAACTTCAGTCAAGCTTATGGTTCTTATTATATGGAGCAGGGCTTCTTTCTTTTACAGTAGACTATAAGCCACTGGAGAAGTGAAGCTTGTTCGACTGTAGACACTGTGATTTTGAATGGGCTGGGTTAACTAGTTCtagacagggcagttgtagcctagcggttaaggtactggactagaaagctgaaggttgctggtttaaaccccaccacttgccactgttgggcccttgagcaaggcccttaaccctcaattgctttgactgtaagtcgctttggataaaagcgtctgctaaatgccaaaaatgtaaatgtaaatgtaaatgtcaacaCATACAACTCTCCAGCTATACTTAagcacaaacaaggaattagaCAGAAAGTAAAATTTCTAAAAATAGCACTTTCAACACCACCAAATTTGATCTTTACAAGGatgtatgttttaattattcattttgagaaatatgtatttatatacataaaaatatgCACCTGGTTTGATTATGGATTTGTTAGGAAGATTTCACATAATGAGTAGCGGTCATACTAATGGTGAATTAGCTTTTTATGTTATTGggaacattaataataaacatatgtTCACAAAAAGCAACATAGGCAAAGCTATGTTTATGTAGGTAAAATTAGCAGGACAATCCCAACTGCATAGTTCATGGAACTACAAATTGTCCCTGGACAGGTGTTTAACCGAAAATGTTACATAAGATTCTCTTTTAATGACACAATGACAGGTAAAAGAGAAGCCAGCAGTTACTGACAAAGAGTTGCAGGGCAACAAAGAAGaagcaatgaactgcagctaAATTGTCTCCATTCTTACCCCCCACACAATATTCAGctttattaagaattaaataaaaatagaaatcttGGAAATTTTGTTCATATGAAGTAGGGTCGGGCATAAAatcccaaaaacattatttttacagCAAAGTGTAGAGTGGACAGCgattggacatggtatttaaaaactctggtGTATATCAAACCACTTGAATCATTTTAGCAGCATGTATATGGGGATTATGTAAATGCAATAAGAGAACATAACTGGTAAAGGATGTGTGGGTATGGTGCACCTGATCCTGATCTGCTGTCCATACTATAATGGATCCCCCACTGTACTGAACATTTGAAGCATTCTTTGCCTTCCTTAAAAAGAAATCAgtttatatgtaaaataaatccgATCATATTAATTTGTCCTATTGTCTAGGGGTTTATATTGTGCACTTCTTACTTCAAAGTATGCATCTTTGTGGATTGGTCTTTGATACAAAAGGTGTCTGGCAGCCTGCCATTAAATCCAGGTCTGTTAAGCTcataatttacagttttagtttaAAATTATAGCGGTACTTATCAAATTCTGTGGGTTTTTATGGTTGTACTTTGGGGTATTTAACATCAAACCTGTGAAATGACCTTTACTCCTGTCAGTGAGTTTCCAACACTGTTCTCTTTGAAacatagggcggcacggtggctaagtgggtagcactgttgcctcacagaaagaaggtcctgggttcgatccccaggtggggcgatctgggttct
The sequence above is drawn from the Trichomycterus rosablanca isolate fTriRos1 chromosome 9, fTriRos1.hap1, whole genome shotgun sequence genome and encodes:
- the LOC134320622 gene encoding tripartite motif-containing protein 16-like protein; the protein is MAEDSSILVDHLQFSCSICLELLRDPVTSPCGHSFCMVCLNDFWNQPSQKVYSCPQCRETFMPRPVLRRNNVMAEVVEKLKLKDLKVASPTYYNLGSVDVECDICSENKDKAIISCLVCLASFCETHVKPHYESPAFRRHKLVPACQQLQDKICSRHNKLIDIYCRTDEEIICTLCMLDSHKGHKTASVDVERSEKQNQIRDMQRKSQQKILEKEKKLQDLKQAITTLKISAQAAVDENEWIFNEILVSIEEKCCKVTALIRAQEKSELNQAEELIEQLELEIADLKKRDTELELLSQTDDHVHFLQRFQAVCFPAKSKKSCKMTLNLDVSFDRVTECLSSLKEQLNEFCKEEFNKIHPDVVKVQMVLPREPKTREEFLQYFCHLTLDPNTANDTLCLSENNRKVTRNGHLKVYPSHPERFDAYGQVLCKESVCGRCYWEVEWSRGGWVYISVSYKRISRKGRGKECWFGHNNQSWSLECSSTLSFWHNDIQTKISGPPSSRIGVYVDHIAGTLSFYSVSDTMTLLHRVQATFTQPLYLGFWVNVLASAKLCYVKE